In Triticum urartu cultivar G1812 chromosome 6, Tu2.1, whole genome shotgun sequence, the following proteins share a genomic window:
- the LOC125516307 gene encoding uncharacterized protein LOC125516307 yields the protein MRTEVIKANTIDEAVEGILDELKYTRGKENVIYFDGWDGLGASAVVQAVAQQLASNEKKWQWGLQFEQVIHIDCSKWESTRAVQREIAEQLKLPNQVMQMFGKQDEEDDFNGITDQQSRAGIAEVAIEIQRSIQGSRFLLVLHNGSNEEIDISSLGLPVYEYLTNKVIWTFQGRFRMDPNMKDKAIKKDITNVLLSASCYEKNPQDLWYYLLRKEATLVAYKSGVDPEILVQCFLYMLTIHCTSRHYVDSEYDLATHACNYWICDGIIQKATDIAEAWQVGERLQGDIRWNMDYRDNEFPSRFLWYAECVPHWASPAHGFVLVPDGVVPNRMFQHFDKLGVMKLSRCSFSFSSPPFLCCHSLRFLWLDHCQNLGKRDEAQLEEEDTPKLWSCFQSLWVLDLRYTDCDWILSARMMDLMTQLRELNVMGAKNWDFSHLQGRLRNIRKLRLTKSTCWSDTNVFSDMESMELLDFSRNMVSGYMRSLSGSASNINLDTVIIGACGGLKIISFRDCKELKNIFLKGSLGSLEELDLSGTGVKTLNFREVVATSLPKQIILLGCEKLRAILWPKTFEGKGWSGLLHLDTTSISASADGGEASHAHPLSDQALQQQKEEKFNSGWRISLMDTRLLRSLSPVREFLRATSVHIDIFPAATVGGCNIQGTSSHKLLQVQPHTRTMVDSMYGYVLKDGGPVGVMVMWDCPKIFLWDEPKTCMIKIIHGQGNKLLEDAPSASTSALLLPGFICKQSTSVHAYDNLSITNIPPPLDGSGWQSLRWCRVERCPKLHTVFNIGQGNGASSFRRLETLWLSQLLTAETFTTSILTFCSLEFLHLDCCPRLLHVFTLASRNSGRFFCSYLQTLEIVYCDDLREVFPLAPGRQKQDTIIEFPYLRSIHLHEVPKLQHIYGCRMWAPILETVKIRGCWSLRRLPSVGRDTKPPKVDCEKDWWDNLEWDGLNKYHHPSLYEPSHSLYYKAELPRGTILR from the exons ATGCGTACAGAA GTTATCAAGGCAAACACCATTGATGAGGCTGTTGAAGGAATTCTCGATGAACTCAAGTATACTAGAGGAAAAGAAAATGTCATATACTTTGATGGCTGGGACGGGCTGGGGGCATCTGCGGTCGTGCAAGCCGTAGCCCAACAGCTCGCATCGAATGAAAAGAAATGGCAATGGGGACTGCAGTTTGAGCAAGTCATCCACATCGACTGCTCTAAGTGGGAGAGCACAAGAGCAGTTCAGAGGGAAATCGCAGAGCAGCTGAAGCTTCCCAATCAGGTGATGCAGATGTTTGGCAAGCAAGACGAGGAGGATGATTTCAATGGTATTACTGATCAGCAATCTCGGGCTGGGATAGCAGAGGTCGCAATAGAGATCCAGAGGAGCATACAGGGCAGCAGGTTTTTGCTGGTTCTTCACAATGGAAGCAACGAGGAGATTGACATATCTAGCCTTGGTCTTCCTGTATATGAATATTTGACCAACAAGGTGATATGGACCTTCCAAGGGAGGTTTCGGATGGACCCCAATATGAAAGACAAGGCCATCAAGAAGGATATAACAAATGTTCTTCTCTCAGCTTCATGCTACGAGAAAAACCCACAAGATCTCTGGTACTATCTACTGCGCAAAGAGGCTACACTAGTTGCATATAAGAGTGGTGTTGATCCTGAAATACTTGTTCAGTGCTTCTTGTATATGTTGACAATACATTGCACCAGCCGCCATTATGTCGACAGCGAGTATGATTTGGCTACCCATGCATGCAACTATTGGATATGTGATGGAATCATACAGAAAGCCACAGACATTGCTGAAGCATGGCAAGTTGGTGAGAGACTGCAAGGTGATATCCGATGGAATATGGACTACCGCGACAATGAATTTCCCTCTCGCTTTCTATGGTATGCTGAGTGCGTACCACACTGGGCATCACCAGCTCATGGATTTGTGCTGGTCCCTGATGGAGTCGTTCCTAACAGAATGTTCCAGCATTTTGACAAGCTTGGCGTGATGAAACTCTCAAGATGTAGCTTTAGCTTTTCATCACCTCCATTTCTCTGCTGCCACAGCCTTAGATTTTTATGGCTTGACCACTGTCAAAACCTAGGAAAGAGAGATGAGGCGCAATTGGAAGAGGAGGACACCCCAAAGTTGTGGTCATGCTTCCAAAGCTTATGGGTGCTTGACCTGCGCTACACAGATTGTGATTGGATCTTGTCTGCACGGATGATGGATCTCATGACCCAACTCAGGGAGCTAAATGTGATGGGAGCCAAAAACTGGGACTTTAGCCATTTACAAGGACGGTTGCGTAACATTCGCAAGCTCCGGTTAACAAAGTCCACCTGCTGGTCCGACACCAATGTGTTCTCAGATATGGAAAGCATGGAGCTTCTTGATTTTTCACGGAATATGGTCAGTGGTTACATGAGAAGCTTATCTGGCTCAGCAAGCAACATTAACCTTGATACTGTCATTATTGGTGCCTGTGGTGGGTTAAAAATCATCTCTTTTAGGGACTGCAAAGAATTGAAGAACATATTCTTGAAAGGATCGTTGGGGAGTCTTGAAGAGCTGGACCTCTCGGGCACAGGAGTGAAAACACTCAACTTCAGGGAAGTGGTAGCCACCTCACTCCCCAAGCAGATCATCCTGCTAGGCTGCGAGAAGCTCCGTGCAATATTGTGGCCTAAGACATTTGAAGGGAAAGGGTGGTCTGGTTTGCTGCATCTTGACACCACCTCAATATCAGCATCAGCTGACGGAGGTGAAGCATCACATGCACATCCCCTTAGCGATCAAGCCCTCCAACAGCAGAAAGAAGAAAAGTTTAACAGTGGATGGCGGATTTCTCTTATGGATACAAGGCTCCTGAGGTCGCTTTCTCCTGTAAGAGAATTTTTAAGGGCCACATCCGTACATATTGATATCTTTCCTGCAGCTACTGTTGGTGGTTGCAACATCCAAGGAACAAGCAGCCACAAACTACTGCAAGTCCAACCGCACACAAGGACTATGGTGGACTCCATGTATGGATATGTCTTGAAGGATGGTGGCCCAGTTGGAGTGATGGTGATGTGGGACTGCCCTAAGATATTTCTTTGGGATGAACCAAAGACATGTATGATAAAGATCATTCATGGACAGGGCAACAAACTTTTGGAGGATGCACCAAGTGCTAGCACTAGTGCTTTATTATTGCCTGGTTTTATATGCAAGCAGAGTACATCTGTGCATGCCTATGATAACTTGTCCATCACCAATATCCCTCCACCTCTCGACGGATCAGGATGGCAGAGTCTAAGATGGTGCCGAGTCGAGAGGTGCCCCAAGCTACACACGGTCTTCAATATTGGGCAGGGCAATGGTGCGTCCAGCTTTAGGCGTCTGGAGACATTATGGTTGTCCCAGCTTCTGACGGCAGAGACATTTACTACGTCAATTCTGACCTTTTGTAGCCTGGAGTTCTTGCACCTGGACTGCTGTCCCAGGCTCTTACACGTGTTCACCTTGGCCAGCCGAAATTCAGGGAGGTTCTTCTGTAGTTATTTGCAGACCCTCGAGATAGTGTACTGTGATGATCTAAGGGAGGTCTTCCCTTTGGCCCCTGGGCGCCAAAAACAGGATACAATTATAGAATTTCCCTATCTGAGGAGCATCCACCTGCATGAGGTCCCCAAGCTGCAGCACATATATGGGTGCAGGATGTGGGCGCCTATACTCGAGACCGTCAAGATCCGAGGCTGTTGGAGCCTTAGGCGTCTGCCGTCCGTCGGCCGCGACACCAAGCCACCCAAGGTGGACTGCGAGAAGGACTGGTGGGATAACCTTGAGTGGGACGGGTTGAATAAGTACCATCACCCTTCCCTCTACGAGCCAAGCCACTCGCTGTACTACAAGGCCGAGCTGCCCAGAGGCACCATACTCAG GTAA